GGAGAGAAAGAGGGATGAAGAAATAGAAGGGGTGAAGTATCTGAGAATGGAGAGAAGGATTGGGAAGTTCATGCGCAAGTTTGTGTTACCTGAGAATGCCAACACTGATGCAATCTCTGCTGTGTGCCAAGATGGGGTGCTTAGTGTCATAGTGCAGAAATTGCCTCCACCGGAACCTAAGAAACCTAAGACTATTGAGGTTAAGGTTGCTTGAACAACTTGTAGAACGAAGTTAAATAAACGTTTGTTTCCCTCTCTAGTAGAAGCAGGGGAAGTAATGTTTTTTCTGATTTGAAGGTTTTTCTGTTCTCAAAGCAATGGTTTTATGGTATTGTGATTTTGTGATGTTGTAATCAGATGATGCTATATCAGTTGTTTAGTATTTGCTGATCTTAGTTATTTCTAAGTTACTCTGTGCTGTCCAATTTCCATCCCAATCTCCAaataacagaatttaacagAATGCGTTTAGATGAAATTGagaacattaattttatttattgttttctgaactactaaattaatataatatccaCATTTGCAAAATAATTGTAGAAGCACAAATACTCTGCATAATCATGTAGGCAGCGTTGAAAAGCAAAAGGTGATTACTCCTTTTAGTGTTTATGTTTATGTACGCAGTGTTGAAATGCAAAACGTGATTACTCTGCCCTTAGTTGATCATTTTGTTTAATGGGACTAAATGATGAATGCTTTATCAAGAAAGTACAACGATTGtatgaatgaaattttttaagaaatggtATTGAGTGGTTAAATATAGAAATTATACAGGATATAAAGAAGAATTGATCATTTGCATACCATTTCAAGGATACTAAGTTCAATAGTTTAAACTACGTTCTTCCTTAATCTAATGAAATTGTACTTTCAACTAGAATTGTCGGGTTGGTATGGGGACTAGatgcaataaataaataattaaattaatgaatatttatattaatttcaattgcTCAAAAGTTAATTTCTACGTCACTTTTACTCAGATTTGGATACAATAATTCGGGTGTTAATTGAGTGATATATCGCTTGAACTCAACCCTTCTAGTATTTGTTTGAATGATAAGAAACTTTCTGAACTAACAACCTGTGTTCCCGAATAATGACTAATGGTAGgagatttatttattgatttgttgGATTGACATCACGGTTCTATTAGGGTGCCATAACACTAGAAGGCAAAGAAAACCTTCATCAGATCTAGCAGGTGCAGCTCAAACAATCttgataataattttgatttttgaaaattaaaaagaaaagagtaaTCTAAACCGTTAAATAGTTAAACCGTGTTTATAagcacacttttttttaaaataaatcttggTTGGTGACTTTACAACGCAAGAGATCTCAATTAGGTTCACACTCTTTTCATAATTGATCTCAAAATACTCACCAAGAAAGTAGATTTAATAATCCAAAAGGAATCCAAAATACAAGAGCAACTAGAGAGGACAAGAACCAAAACTCAAGTTGAGGGAAACCTATGTAAATCTATAGTTAGgtaaatctattaaaaaaataatgaggacTAAATGTGGTTGCATGATAGGTAGGGGTGAGAATAGGTCAGACCAGGCTTTGAAAGGCCTGAGTCTGgtctatagcctatcaaagacttttattttggctcggcctgacttttttaaaaacttggtctggcctgatagcctttttaaaagcttTCTTCACACTAAATATTTGATGGAGTAGGAAcgtaatagaaaaattaaaaaaaagaaagtcaatcaaaataatgaggaatataaaaGGCACATaactcacacctaaattgtaattaaaatccTTGATTATAAGAATAGAAGTTATGGAGAAGTTATGGAGCACTAATGTGTAACCAAAGTCtggtagttttaaaaaaaattaattgtattcaaaaaataatattatatattggtgcccaaaaaataatatatatatatatatatatatatatatatatatatatatatatataggccggcctatcaagcttataagactttttaataagtctaagtctgatctatttaatttaataaacttttaatttaatagacttttaaaaaagtctgagcctaaccttttaattaaataggtcagttcAGACCAGACTTTATGTAATTCAGGTCATAGACACTTATAGACTGGCTTGACCTATTCCACCCCTAATGATAAGAGTTTCCTTTCTAAGTATGTGACCagttaaaaaacttatatttccttacatttatataaattatagttaTACCACCTGTTTTTAGAGATCACGAATCAGATTGATTCTTTAAAGTTTTCCTTTAATTAGTGGATCTAGatccttttctctctctctctttttctttttatcaatattAAATCGAATTGAACGAGTTTCCATGTGATCAAATTTAATAACCATTATGAAAATGATTTAGAGAAAATCTTGATATGCAAAATTGTACTTGGATTCAAATgccaaatattttttgaaagaattcGTACTCTTATATGTACAATtggtcttaaaaataaataatttcactcttttttttttgttaatgataACATTTTAGAAtagaatattatatatgtaattgGTGGATTACAACCTTTTTATACAAAATGATACGCTTTaaactttttgatatttttattttggtctttatagaaataaaaatatttacttttttaagatttacacattaaaaaattcataaaataagatgcccttaatttaaaaaattaataagaactTTAAAACggataatcttttaaataacCTTATATAATACACATTATTAATTAAGGGCAGAATGTCCAAAAATATCTCTGACTCAATCGAAAATTAAGGAAAGCGTGATGGATTTGAAAGCTTCTATTGTATGTAACCGAACCTGCTGGAAGTTCCACATCACTCTATGTTTTCTCCAGAAACTTCCATTTCTTTCTCGAGTAATCTATCTACCCGTTTAAATAGCCATACTCACCCTTTCTCGTcctcaaagaaaaaataaaggcaAAAGCAAATAACTATTACCAACAAACTCTACTTTCGGCaaccttcaatttttttgaaagTCATGGATTTCAGAGTGATGGGTTTGGAGCCTCCGTTGTTCCACACGCTGCAACACATGATGGACATGTCAGAGGACGCTGCAGGGGAAAACAAGACGTACAGTGCTCCGACACGGTCATACGTTCGAGACGCCAAAGCAATGGCTGCAACACCTGCGGATGTGAAGGAATATCCCAACTCCTACGTGTTCGAGATCGACATGCCGGGTTTGAAATCTGGGGACATAAAGGTTCAGGTTGAAGACGACAACGTGCTTCTGATTAGTGGGGAGAGAAAGagggatgaagaaaaagaaggggtGAAGTATCTGAGAATGGAGAGAAGGGTTGGGAAGTTCATGCGCAAGTTTGTGTTACCTGAGAATGCCAACACTGATGCAATCTCTGCAGTGTGTCAAGATGGGGTGCTTAGTGTCACTGTGCAGAAATTGCCTCCTCCTGAGCCCAAGAAACCCAGAACCATTGAGGTTAAGGTTTTCTGAGGTTTCAATCGAATGCTCACGAACCAATTATCTTTGTTCGAATAAATGTAACGGGAACAATATTAGCTTTAGTGAGGACCAACTATTGGTGTTCCTCTGTGTTTGTATTGCAGTGGTTCTGTTTCTTAGGTTGGCTTGTCACTTGTGTATGGAAATATG
The genomic region above belongs to Glycine max cultivar Williams 82 chromosome 14, Glycine_max_v4.0, whole genome shotgun sequence and contains:
- the LOC100500666 gene encoding alpha-crystallin domain-containing protein, which encodes MDFRVMGLEPPLFHTLQHMMDMSEDAAGENKTYSAPTRSYVRDAKAMAATPADVKEYPNSYVFEIDMPGLKSGDIKVQVEDDNVLLISGERKRDEEKEGVKYLRMERRVGKFMRKFVLPENANTDAISAVCQDGVLSVTVQKLPPPEPKKPRTIEVKVF